Proteins co-encoded in one Setaria viridis chromosome 9, Setaria_viridis_v4.0, whole genome shotgun sequence genomic window:
- the LOC140221260 gene encoding protein MIZU-KUSSEI 1-like encodes MPPAVVPVEDGGGAATADEATYYSCHVAWLAWWNNVRCALASTFLPCPPAAPTSATVRGTLFLPSAGDRRVRLFLQEHGDATEHPVDDGGEHFLVLDLPPGLGGADIAAAGRIVLEYQRQWAPHAAAPGGGALLASPKWLVYCNGRRAGYAARREGPSDAEGWVLEKLRAVTAGAGRLPGGGVEYLRGRFERIVGSPDAESFHLLEPIGWPELKGGGGGVDGDGGLSIFFHRI; translated from the coding sequence ATGCCGCCGGCGGTCGTGCCagtggaggacggcggcggcgccgccaccgcggacgAGGCGACGTACTACAGCTGCCACGTCGCGTGGCTCGCGTGGTGGAACAACGTCCGCTGCGCCCTCGCCTCCACGTTCCTCCcgtgcccgccggcggcgccgacgtcCGCCACCGTCCGCGGCACGCTCTTCCTTCCCTCCGCGGGCGACCGCCGCGTCCGCCTCTTCCTCCAGGAGCACGGGGACGCCACAGAACATCCagtggacgacggcggcgagcactTCCTCGTGCTCGACCTGCCGcccggcctcggcggcgcggacatcgcggcggcgggcaggatCGTGCTCGAGTACCAGCGCCAGTGGGCGCCCCACGCCgcggcccccggcggcggcgcgctcctcgcCTCGCCCAAGTGGCTGGTGTACTGCaatggccgccgcgccgggtaCGCGGCGAGGCGGGAGGGGCCCTCGGACGCCGAGGGGTGGGTGCTGGAGAAGCTGCGGGccgtcaccgccggcgccggccggctgcCCGGCGGAGGGGTGGAGTACCTGCGCGGGAGGTTCGAGAGGATCGTCGGCTCGCCCGACGCGGAGTCGTTCCACCTCCTGGAGCCGATCGGGTGGCCCGAAttgaagggcggcggcggcggcgttgacgGCGACGGTGGCCTTAGTATCTTCTTCCATCGGATTTGA
- the LOC117837318 gene encoding zinc finger BED domain-containing protein RICESLEEPER 2-like isoform X1 has translation MKLCFLGFHWPVSLNMGEPNSNDNAMVHDSEMVDGNGVINGNEMVHGSEMIHGNEMVNGDEMIHGDEMIQGTEMVQGSEMIHGNEMVQVNDLIHGNEMVQVHDMVNGDDMAHGNELINAEMTPHTTSRRRRKKSLVWEHFTIENMPGGSSRACCNLCKQTFAYSSGSKIAGTSHLKRHITLGSCPVMKDQDRKLALPPPGGPGTDNDGEGTVERPLKRRYRYTGYANATFDQERSFSYLAKMIILHDYPLHIVQQSAFTTFIESLQPRFKGVDVETMEGEVYAVFQKAKENLLQAFNTMPGRISLTIGLWTTSQTLGYVSLAGQFIDSEWKVHRRMLNFMMVSSPHSENALSEAISSSLLEWNMKDRLFTITLDNDCSSHDIYSANLRDHLSNKNNLMLKGQLFVVRCYAHILNVVAQDVIASIHGVIYNIRESIKFIKASPSREERFAEIALQLEIPSTKTLCLDVTTQWNTTYLMLLAALDYKQAFATLETFDDNYNEAPSAEDWKKVEATCNFLKLIYDSAHSIMAAANPTANIFFHEAWKIQLELANGTGHEDPIFSSIAKDMHERFDKYWKDCSLVLAVAVVMDPRFKMKLVEFSYSKIYGAEAGKYVKVVNDSLRELYKEYVAQPLPLTPTYVEQGEANNVAANANATQGNPPSTTDGLLDFDMYLSEIQSSQPAKCELEQYLEESLTPRIQEFDILNWWKLNTLKFPTLSKMARDILAIPMSMVSSGSSIFSAGTGNRMLDDYRSSLRPETVEALVCAKDWLQYAPDQTEASGSVMVKSEAS, from the exons ATGAAACTGT GCTTCCTTGGGTTCCATTGGCCTGTATCCCTCAACATGGGTGAACCGAACAGCAATGACAATGCAATGGTGCATGACAGTGAGATGGTTGATGGCAACGGGGTGATCAATGGCAATGAGATGGTTCATGGTAGTGAGATGATTCATGGTAATGAGATGGTCAATGGCGACGAGATGATCCATGGCGATGAGATGATTCAAGGGACTGAGATGGTTCAAGGTAGTGAGATGATCCATGGGAATGAGATGGTTCAAGTTAATGATCTCATCCATGGTAATGAGATGGTACAAGTTCATGACATGGTCAATGGTGATGATATGGCCCATGGTAATGAATTGATCAATGCTGAGATGACCCCACACACCACATCAAGACGTCGGAGGAAGAAGTCGCTAGTCTGGGAGCACTTCACTATAGAAAACATGCCAGGGGGAAGCTCAAGAGCATGCTGCAATTTATGCAAGCAAACCTTTGCGTATAGTTCTGGTTCAAAAATTGCAGGCACTAGCCATCTCAAGAGGCACATCACCCTCGGTTCCTGTCCTGTTATGAAAGACCAAGACAGGAAGCTAGCACTGCCACCACCAGGAGGCCCTGGCACTGATAATGATGGTGAGGGTACTGTAGAACGCCCTTTGAAGAGGCGCTACAGATACACTGGTTATGCAAATGCTACTTTTGATCAGGAAAGGAGCTTCTCTTATCTGGCTAAGATGATTATTTTGCATGACTACCCGCTTCACATTGTTCAACAGTCAGCCTTTACTACTTTTATTGAGAGTCTGCAGCCCCGTTTCAAGGGTGTAGATGTTGAAACAATGGAGGGAGAGGTTTATGCTGTTTTTCAGAAAGCAAAGGAAAACCTGTTGCAAGCATTCAACACTATGCCAGGAAGGATCAGCCTCACTATAGGCCTGTGGACAACCAGTCAGACTCTAGGCTATGTTTCGCTTGCTGGGCAGTTTATCGACTCAGAATGGAAAGTACACCGAAGAATGCTCAACTTCATGATGGTGTCTTCTCCTCATTCAGAGAATGCACTTAGTGAAGCTATTAGCTCAAGCCTTTTAGAGTGGAATATGAAGGACAGGCTATTCACTATCACTTTGGATAATGATTGCTCTTCCCATGATATTTACAGTGCAAATCTGAGGGATCACCTCTCCAATAAGAACAACCTCATGCTTAAGGGACAGCTGTTTGTTGTGAGGTGCTATGCACATATCCTGAATGTAGTTGCTCAGGATGTTATTGCTTCGATTCACGGTGTGATTTACAACATCCGTGAGAGTATCAAGTTCATAAAAGCTTCTCCAAGCCGTGAGGAGAGGTTTGCAGAGATTGCTCTGCAGCTGGAGATTCCCAGTACCAAGACCCTCTGTCTAGATGTTACAACCCAGTGGAACACCACTTATCTGATGCTGCTGGCTGCCTTGGACTATAAGCAGGCTTTTGCGACACTAGAGACATTTGATGATAATTACAATGAAGCTCCTTCAGCAGAGGATTGGAAGAAAGTTGAGGCTACCTGTAATTTCCTGAAACTGATATATGACTCTGCACATAGCATCATGGCTGCAGCAAACCCTACTGCAAACATCTTTTTCCATGAAGCTTGGAAAATTCAGCTAGAGCTAGCAAATGGTACAGGACACGAAGATCCCATTTTCAGCAGCATTGCCAAGGATATGCATGAGAGGTTTGACAAATACTGGAAAGATTGCAGCCTGGTGTTAGCCGTTGCTGTTGTCATGGATCCACGTTTCAAGATGAAGCTTGTTGAGTTCAGTTACTCTAAAATTTATGGTGCTGAGGCTGGGAAATATGTCAAGGTGGTCAATGACTCTCTGCGTGAGCTGTACAAGGAGTATGTGGCACAGCCACTCCCATTGACCCCCACCTATGTTGAACAAGGGGAAGCTAATAATGTGGCTGCCAATGCGAATGCTACTCAAGGAAATCCTCCTTCCACTACTGATGGTCTTCTTGACTTTGATATGTATCTTTCTGAGATTCAAAGTAGCCAGCCTGCGAAATGTGAACTGGAGCAGTACCTGGAGGAATCCCTCACTCCACGTATCCAGGAGTTTGACATCCTTAACTGGTGGAAACTTAACACGCTCAAGTTTCCAACTCTATCGAAGATGGCCCGGGATATCTTGGCCATCCCCATGTCAATGGTTAGCAGTGGCAGCTCAATATTCTCTGCTGGAACCGGGAACCGCATGCTTGATGACTACAGAAGCTCCCTTCGTCCGGAGACTGTGGAGGCACTTGTCTGCGCAAAAGACTGGCTCCAGTATGCACCAGATCAAACTGAGGCGTCAGGTTCTGTGATGGTCAAGTCAGAAGCATCGTAG
- the LOC117837319 gene encoding uncharacterized protein has product MTAGYIVGSLVGSFAIAYLCDTFVSDKKAFGGSIPKTVSDKEWLKATDAKFQAWPRTAGPPVIMNPISRQNFIVKSTE; this is encoded by the exons ATGACGGCTGGATACATTGTTGGCTCGCTGGTTGGGTCCTTCGCCATTGCATACCTGTGTGACACATTTGTTTCCGACAAGAAGGCATTTGGTG GTAGCATTCCCAAGACTGTTTCTGACAAGGAGTGGTTGAAAGCCACAGACGCCAAGTTCCAGGCCTGGCCTCGCACCGCTGGACCACCGGTCATCATGAACCCCATCAGCCGCCAGAACTTCATTGTCAAGTCCACTGAATAG
- the LOC140221461 gene encoding STS14 protein-like, whose translation MVPSRCSRHHRLLPTTMAAACFLLLLALYAAPAPAHGARALTRGGAGAVTKAAQQGGTSSNATAAAAANEYLAPHNQARAAVGVAPLRWSGDLASAAAAVVVRQQRQGGCAFADMGGSPYGANQGWASYRAAPGEVVASWVATGQYYTHANNTCAPGRQCGTYTQVVWRRTAEVGCAQATCATGATLTVCLYNPHGNVQGQSPY comes from the coding sequence ATGGTGCCCTCGCGCTgcagccgccaccaccgcctcctccccacgACCATGGCCGCAgcgtgcttcctcctcctcctcgcgctctacgccgcgccggcgccggcccacggcgcgcgcgccctgacgcggggcggcgcgggcgcggtcaCCAAGGCGGCGCAGCAGGGCGGGACCAGCAGCAACGcgacagcagcggcggcggcgaacgagtacctggcgccgcacaaccaggcgcgcgcggcggtgggCGTGGCCCCGCTGCGGTGGAGCGGGGACCTggcgtcggccgcggcggcggtggtggtgcggcagcagcggcagggcgGGTGCGCGTTCGCGGACATGGGCGGCAGCCCCTACGGCGCGAACCAGGGGTGGGCGAGCTACCGCGCGGCGCCCGGCGAGGTGGTGGCGTCGTGGGTGGCGACGGGCCAGTACTACACCCACGCGAACAACACGTGCGCGCCGGGGCGGCAGTGCGGCACCTACACGCAGGTGGTGTGGCGCCGCACCGCCGAGGTCGGCTGCGCGCAGGCCACCTGCGCCACCGGCGCCACGCTCACCGTCTGCCTCTACAACCCGCACGGCAACGTGCAGGGACAGAGCCCCTACTAG
- the LOC117837318 gene encoding zinc finger BED domain-containing protein RICESLEEPER 2-like isoform X2, producing MGEPNSNDNAMVHDSEMVDGNGVINGNEMVHGSEMIHGNEMVNGDEMIHGDEMIQGTEMVQGSEMIHGNEMVQVNDLIHGNEMVQVHDMVNGDDMAHGNELINAEMTPHTTSRRRRKKSLVWEHFTIENMPGGSSRACCNLCKQTFAYSSGSKIAGTSHLKRHITLGSCPVMKDQDRKLALPPPGGPGTDNDGEGTVERPLKRRYRYTGYANATFDQERSFSYLAKMIILHDYPLHIVQQSAFTTFIESLQPRFKGVDVETMEGEVYAVFQKAKENLLQAFNTMPGRISLTIGLWTTSQTLGYVSLAGQFIDSEWKVHRRMLNFMMVSSPHSENALSEAISSSLLEWNMKDRLFTITLDNDCSSHDIYSANLRDHLSNKNNLMLKGQLFVVRCYAHILNVVAQDVIASIHGVIYNIRESIKFIKASPSREERFAEIALQLEIPSTKTLCLDVTTQWNTTYLMLLAALDYKQAFATLETFDDNYNEAPSAEDWKKVEATCNFLKLIYDSAHSIMAAANPTANIFFHEAWKIQLELANGTGHEDPIFSSIAKDMHERFDKYWKDCSLVLAVAVVMDPRFKMKLVEFSYSKIYGAEAGKYVKVVNDSLRELYKEYVAQPLPLTPTYVEQGEANNVAANANATQGNPPSTTDGLLDFDMYLSEIQSSQPAKCELEQYLEESLTPRIQEFDILNWWKLNTLKFPTLSKMARDILAIPMSMVSSGSSIFSAGTGNRMLDDYRSSLRPETVEALVCAKDWLQYAPDQTEASGSVMVKSEAS from the coding sequence ATGGGTGAACCGAACAGCAATGACAATGCAATGGTGCATGACAGTGAGATGGTTGATGGCAACGGGGTGATCAATGGCAATGAGATGGTTCATGGTAGTGAGATGATTCATGGTAATGAGATGGTCAATGGCGACGAGATGATCCATGGCGATGAGATGATTCAAGGGACTGAGATGGTTCAAGGTAGTGAGATGATCCATGGGAATGAGATGGTTCAAGTTAATGATCTCATCCATGGTAATGAGATGGTACAAGTTCATGACATGGTCAATGGTGATGATATGGCCCATGGTAATGAATTGATCAATGCTGAGATGACCCCACACACCACATCAAGACGTCGGAGGAAGAAGTCGCTAGTCTGGGAGCACTTCACTATAGAAAACATGCCAGGGGGAAGCTCAAGAGCATGCTGCAATTTATGCAAGCAAACCTTTGCGTATAGTTCTGGTTCAAAAATTGCAGGCACTAGCCATCTCAAGAGGCACATCACCCTCGGTTCCTGTCCTGTTATGAAAGACCAAGACAGGAAGCTAGCACTGCCACCACCAGGAGGCCCTGGCACTGATAATGATGGTGAGGGTACTGTAGAACGCCCTTTGAAGAGGCGCTACAGATACACTGGTTATGCAAATGCTACTTTTGATCAGGAAAGGAGCTTCTCTTATCTGGCTAAGATGATTATTTTGCATGACTACCCGCTTCACATTGTTCAACAGTCAGCCTTTACTACTTTTATTGAGAGTCTGCAGCCCCGTTTCAAGGGTGTAGATGTTGAAACAATGGAGGGAGAGGTTTATGCTGTTTTTCAGAAAGCAAAGGAAAACCTGTTGCAAGCATTCAACACTATGCCAGGAAGGATCAGCCTCACTATAGGCCTGTGGACAACCAGTCAGACTCTAGGCTATGTTTCGCTTGCTGGGCAGTTTATCGACTCAGAATGGAAAGTACACCGAAGAATGCTCAACTTCATGATGGTGTCTTCTCCTCATTCAGAGAATGCACTTAGTGAAGCTATTAGCTCAAGCCTTTTAGAGTGGAATATGAAGGACAGGCTATTCACTATCACTTTGGATAATGATTGCTCTTCCCATGATATTTACAGTGCAAATCTGAGGGATCACCTCTCCAATAAGAACAACCTCATGCTTAAGGGACAGCTGTTTGTTGTGAGGTGCTATGCACATATCCTGAATGTAGTTGCTCAGGATGTTATTGCTTCGATTCACGGTGTGATTTACAACATCCGTGAGAGTATCAAGTTCATAAAAGCTTCTCCAAGCCGTGAGGAGAGGTTTGCAGAGATTGCTCTGCAGCTGGAGATTCCCAGTACCAAGACCCTCTGTCTAGATGTTACAACCCAGTGGAACACCACTTATCTGATGCTGCTGGCTGCCTTGGACTATAAGCAGGCTTTTGCGACACTAGAGACATTTGATGATAATTACAATGAAGCTCCTTCAGCAGAGGATTGGAAGAAAGTTGAGGCTACCTGTAATTTCCTGAAACTGATATATGACTCTGCACATAGCATCATGGCTGCAGCAAACCCTACTGCAAACATCTTTTTCCATGAAGCTTGGAAAATTCAGCTAGAGCTAGCAAATGGTACAGGACACGAAGATCCCATTTTCAGCAGCATTGCCAAGGATATGCATGAGAGGTTTGACAAATACTGGAAAGATTGCAGCCTGGTGTTAGCCGTTGCTGTTGTCATGGATCCACGTTTCAAGATGAAGCTTGTTGAGTTCAGTTACTCTAAAATTTATGGTGCTGAGGCTGGGAAATATGTCAAGGTGGTCAATGACTCTCTGCGTGAGCTGTACAAGGAGTATGTGGCACAGCCACTCCCATTGACCCCCACCTATGTTGAACAAGGGGAAGCTAATAATGTGGCTGCCAATGCGAATGCTACTCAAGGAAATCCTCCTTCCACTACTGATGGTCTTCTTGACTTTGATATGTATCTTTCTGAGATTCAAAGTAGCCAGCCTGCGAAATGTGAACTGGAGCAGTACCTGGAGGAATCCCTCACTCCACGTATCCAGGAGTTTGACATCCTTAACTGGTGGAAACTTAACACGCTCAAGTTTCCAACTCTATCGAAGATGGCCCGGGATATCTTGGCCATCCCCATGTCAATGGTTAGCAGTGGCAGCTCAATATTCTCTGCTGGAACCGGGAACCGCATGCTTGATGACTACAGAAGCTCCCTTCGTCCGGAGACTGTGGAGGCACTTGTCTGCGCAAAAGACTGGCTCCAGTATGCACCAGATCAAACTGAGGCGTCAGGTTCTGTGATGGTCAAGTCAGAAGCATCGTAG
- the LOC117840730 gene encoding GRF-interacting factor 1: MQQQQHLMQMNQSMIGGYASPTAVTTDLIQQYLDENKQLILAILDNQNNGKVEECERHQAKLQHNLMYLAAIADSQPPQTAPLSQYPSNLMMQPGPRYMPPQSGQMMSPQSLMAARSSMMYGHPSLSPLQQQQAAHGQLGMASGGGGGGGTTSGFNILHGEASMGGGGAGAGAGNSMMNAGMFSGFGRPGSGSGAKEGSSSLSVDVRGGASSGAQSGDGEYLKAGTEEEGS, encoded by the exons atgcagcagcagcagcacctgaTGCAGATGAACCAGAGCATGATTGGGGGCTACGCCTCCCCTACCGCGGTCACCACCGATCTCATCCAGCAG TACCTGGATGAGAACAAGCAGCTGATCCTGGCCATCCTCGACAACCAGAACAATGGGAAGGTGGAGGAGTGCGAACG GCACCAAGCCAAGCTCCAGCACAACCTCATGTACCTGGCGGCCATCGCAGACAGCCAGCCACCACAGACGGCACCGCTGTCACAG TACCCGTCCAACCTGATGATGCAGCCGGGCCCTCGGTACATGCCGCCGCAGTCGGGGCAGATGATGAGCCCGCAGTCGCTGATGGCGGCGCGGTCCTCCATGATGTACGGGCACCCGTCCCTGTCGccgctccagcagcagcaggcggcgcaCGGCCAGCTGGGCATGgcctcgggtggcggcggcggcggcggcacgaccAGCGGGTTCAACATCCTCCACGGCGAGGCCAGCatgggcggcggtggtgcgggtgccggcgccggcaacAGCATGATGAACGCCGGCATGTTCTCGGGCTTCGGCCGCcctggcagcggcagcggcgccaaggaggggtcgagctcgctCTCGGTCGACGTCCGGGGCGGCGCCAGCTCCGGCGCGCAGAGCGGGGACGGCGAGTACCTGAAGGCCGGCACCGAGGAGGAAGGCAGTTAA